AGCAGCAGGTCCGACCGCAGCGCAAGTCGCAACCCGCCCAGCAGGATCAAAACCACCAAAAGCGTGATCCATGGCCATTTACGGCGTTTTTTCGCACTATGAGTTTCCTTTGATTCCGTCATGAGTATGTTATTAAAACGCCTGTCCGATACTGAAATGTATCCCCCACCGGTCAAAAGACCGGCCAAAATCTTCACCGTTGTATATATTGAGATCCTCGTCGGTCGGATTCAGCTTTCTTGCCAGGTCAATACGGATCGGTCCGATCGGAGAGTTGTACCTGAAACCACCGCCCAAACCGAACTGAAGATCACCGGCATTAATATCTTCAGAATCCTCCCAGACCGCACCGCCGTCCAGGAAGACCGCCATTCCGAACCGCCGTATGATCATTCCCAAATCCTGTCTGAGCTCCAGGTTAATATTGTACATCGCCTTTCCGCCGGCAGGAACATATTCTTTGAAATTGCCTTCGTCATCCAGAACTGCCCGTTTGGGGCCAAGTTCCCTCCGCTGCCAGCCCCGAACCGAGCTGGTGCCGCCGGTATAAAACCGGACATTCGATGGCAGGTCATCCACACTGGCATTGGTGATCAGTCCGCCTTCATTCCGGATGGCGAACTGGGTACCTTCGCCGATATCGAGATATCGTCTTATATCCAGCTTGTAGCGGTTATAGCGCAAGGAGCCCGTACCCAGAAAACCTGAAAACTCGGCATGCGGACGAACCACCCAGCCCTGGTACCGTTCAATCTCAAGCTGGTTGTGGTAGCCGGAAAGCTTGAGAGCAGATATGTTATAACGCTGTTCGTCTTCCGGCAGATCAACATCCGGATTGTAAATCTGTTCCCGGTTGCGTGTAAACTCGTAGGAAACGGTTCCGGCTGTTTCTCTGCTGACTTGATATATAAAGCTGTTATTGAGACCTCCCCTGAGCAGCAGATAACCTCGTTCGTCAAGTCTTTGACCGAAAGGGGAAATATTGATCCTGCTTTTCGGATTGAACACATACGGAATGAAGTAGTCCATGCTTACTCGCTGTTCAAGAAAAGAAGCCCGGGTGGTCACGCTGAAGTTGTGGGCGTTGCCAAGCGGGTTGCGATGCTGCCAGGAAACACCGATCCTGGCAATCTCCTCAATGCCGATGCCTCCCTGAACTCTGAGGCTTCGCAGTGCGTGCTCTCTGACCCTGACATTGATGTCAACTATGGAGTCCCGGGATTGAGCCGGCATGTTCACGGTCGCAAAACGGAAAAGCGGATGTCCGAATATCTCCTGCTGAGCGTTTCTCAGTTTTCGGGAGCTGTACTGCTCGCCGGTCTTGAGACCGGATTGACGCCGTACAAGATCGGCGGATACGGTTTCATTGCCATCGATGTTAACGTCACCGAAATAGGATATCGGACCCGGGGTGATAGTGACAAGCACATCGGCATGCAGGCCGGTGGTATCTACATTGGCTGTGACAAACGTATTGGCATGGGCAAATCCCATGTTTCTCAGCACCGACTGGAAATGCCCTTCGACATCACTGTGTTGGATCAGCTGATACCGTCGTCCCTCCTGCATGTCATTGCGTTTCATCGCGCGTTCAAAAACCCGGTGATTCTGCAAATATTCCACCGTTTCGGCATCAGCGTCGATTTCGTACCGCACTGTGTCGATGATTGTCGGTTTACCTTCATCAATTTCAAAAATCACGGTTCGTGACCAGTCCCTCCGGCCCTGTTCCACTCGGGAGTCAACATCTACCTTAGGAAACCCCCGCCGCTGATAGTACCGCTGGATGCGGATCACATCGCGGCGCAGCTCGGTTTCATCGAAATCAAAACCGGATCGGTTCCAGAACCTGAGTTTCCGGAAAAATGATGGAGCTTCGAGGCCGATAATTCTCCTGATTGTCATTCCGGAGTACGTTTCATTCCCCTCGAAATCAATGTTCCACACACGCCCGGGCTGGTCACCGTTGGCCTGCATCGACACGGGAAACCTGCCTCCTGAAAACCGGGCAACGCTTTGTTTTTCAGATGCATCCTGATCGGACTGGTACAAATGATACCTGTTTCCGCTAGCCAGGTCGTCCCAACCGGCGGAATATGAGGGACAGGCATCAACAAAACCCAACAATAAGAACAGCAGCACGCTCAGATAACGCATCAAGCCTTCATTTCTGACGATTACGTTCAATTTACAAGAAATGCAATTCCGGTAAATAATAACAGAAAATAATCTAACTGTTTAGCACAAGAAATAGTATAACAAAATCGGGCTCTACATGAATGCTGCAGCCCGTGGTTTTGTTTTGAGGGCATAATATGCGACCTGCGAATTGTCACCGATTTTCATCCCCGACTGATAGCAACTCCGATTTCCGTCACCTACCTGTCATCTTCTCCAGGTAAACCCTCCAGATATACCCACCATGCATACCCAGGATAAAGAAAAAAGAAAAAGAATTATCGTCGTTGGCGCCGGTTTCGGCGGTCTCAAAGCGGTCCAAAAGCTTAAAAAAAAGCAGGTTGACATCACCCTGATCGACAAGACCAACCACCATTT
The nucleotide sequence above comes from Natronogracilivirga saccharolytica. Encoded proteins:
- a CDS encoding BamA/OMP85 family outer membrane protein, translated to MNVIVRNEGLMRYLSVLLFLLLGFVDACPSYSAGWDDLASGNRYHLYQSDQDASEKQSVARFSGGRFPVSMQANGDQPGRVWNIDFEGNETYSGMTIRRIIGLEAPSFFRKLRFWNRSGFDFDETELRRDVIRIQRYYQRRGFPKVDVDSRVEQGRRDWSRTVIFEIDEGKPTIIDTVRYEIDADAETVEYLQNHRVFERAMKRNDMQEGRRYQLIQHSDVEGHFQSVLRNMGFAHANTFVTANVDTTGLHADVLVTITPGPISYFGDVNIDGNETVSADLVRRQSGLKTGEQYSSRKLRNAQQEIFGHPLFRFATVNMPAQSRDSIVDINVRVREHALRSLRVQGGIGIEEIARIGVSWQHRNPLGNAHNFSVTTRASFLEQRVSMDYFIPYVFNPKSRINISPFGQRLDERGYLLLRGGLNNSFIYQVSRETAGTVSYEFTRNREQIYNPDVDLPEDEQRYNISALKLSGYHNQLEIERYQGWVVRPHAEFSGFLGTGSLRYNRYKLDIRRYLDIGEGTQFAIRNEGGLITNASVDDLPSNVRFYTGGTSSVRGWQRRELGPKRAVLDDEGNFKEYVPAGGKAMYNINLELRQDLGMIIRRFGMAVFLDGGAVWEDSEDINAGDLQFGLGGGFRYNSPIGPIRIDLARKLNPTDEDLNIYNGEDFGRSFDRWGIHFSIGQAF